One stretch of Alcaligenes aquatilis DNA includes these proteins:
- the dnaJ gene encoding molecular chaperone DnaJ encodes MAKRDLYEILGVAKNATQDEIRKAYRKLAMKFHPDRNPDSKDAEEKFKEAKEAYEILSDEQKREAYDRYGHAGVDPNAGMGGMGGGMGGAGFADAFGDIFGEIFGGGGGRRGGGPQVYRGADLRYALDISLEQAAAGFDTEIRVPSWENCETCSGSGAKPGTSAQTCRTCQGSGAVRMQQGIFSMQQTCPTCHGSGKEIPDPCVVCHGEGKVKKTKTLQVKIPAGIDDGMRIRSSGNGEPGVNGGPAGDLYVEIRIKPHGIFQRDGEDLHCELTIPFTTAALGGTVEVPTLTGRGEITIPEGTQVGKTFRLRGKGIKGLRSSYPGDLYCHIQIETPVRLNEEQKKLLRQFEQALNDGGVKHSPKSESWTDKVKGFFS; translated from the coding sequence ATGGCAAAACGCGACTTATACGAAATTCTCGGTGTGGCCAAAAATGCGACGCAGGATGAAATCCGCAAAGCGTATCGCAAGCTGGCCATGAAGTTCCACCCTGACCGTAATCCGGATAGCAAGGACGCCGAGGAAAAGTTCAAGGAAGCCAAGGAAGCGTACGAGATCCTGTCCGACGAACAGAAACGCGAAGCCTATGACCGCTATGGTCATGCCGGAGTCGATCCCAATGCCGGCATGGGCGGTATGGGTGGTGGCATGGGCGGGGCCGGATTTGCAGACGCCTTTGGTGATATTTTTGGTGAAATATTTGGTGGTGGCGGTGGACGTCGCGGCGGTGGCCCTCAGGTTTACCGTGGCGCGGATTTGCGCTATGCGCTTGATATCAGCCTGGAGCAGGCAGCAGCCGGTTTTGATACAGAAATTCGCGTACCAAGCTGGGAAAACTGTGAAACTTGCTCGGGTTCGGGTGCCAAACCCGGTACCTCTGCACAGACTTGCCGTACCTGCCAAGGCAGTGGCGCAGTCCGCATGCAGCAGGGCATTTTCAGCATGCAGCAAACCTGCCCGACCTGTCACGGTAGTGGCAAGGAGATTCCTGATCCCTGCGTGGTGTGCCACGGCGAAGGCAAGGTTAAAAAGACCAAGACTTTGCAGGTCAAGATTCCTGCTGGTATTGATGATGGCATGCGCATTCGCTCCAGCGGCAATGGCGAGCCTGGCGTTAACGGTGGTCCTGCCGGTGACTTGTATGTGGAAATCCGCATCAAGCCGCACGGTATTTTCCAGCGTGATGGCGAGGACCTGCATTGCGAGCTGACCATCCCCTTTACCACGGCAGCCTTGGGCGGAACGGTGGAAGTGCCTACCCTGACAGGGCGTGGCGAAATCACCATTCCAGAAGGTACTCAAGTGGGCAAGACATTCCGCTTGCGCGGCAAGGGTATCAAGGGCTTGCGCTCTAGTTACCCTGGTGACTTGTACTGCCACATTCAAATCGAGACACCTGTACGTCTGAACGAAGAGCAAAAGAAGTTGCTGCGTCAGTTTGAACAGGCCTTGAACGATGGTGGCGTCAAGCATTCGCCCAAAAGCGAGTCCTGGACGGATAAGGTGAAGGGTTTCTTCTCCTGA
- the dnaK gene encoding molecular chaperone DnaK, with protein MGKIIGIDLGTTNSCVSVLDGDQVRIIENAEGGRTTPSIVAYMQDGEILVGAPAKRQAVTNPANTIFAVKRLIGRKFTEKAVQTDIEHVPYTIVAADNGDAWVEAQGKKMAPQQVSADILRKMKKTAEDYLGEEVTEAVITVPAYFNDSQRQATKDAGRIAGLDVKRIINEPTAAALAFGLDKAEKGDRKIAVYDLGGGTFDVSIIEIADIDGEKQFEVLSTNGDTFLGGEDFDKRIIDYIIDEFKKESGVDLSKDVLALQRLKESAEKAKIELSSTQQTEINLPYITADASGPKHLNLKITRSKLEALVEDLIERTIEPCRVAIKDAGVKVSEIDDVILVGGMSRMPKVQERVKEFFGRDPRKDINPDEAVAAGAAIQGSVLSGDRTDVLLLDVTPLSLGIETLGGVMTKMIQKNTTIPTRHSQVFSTADDNQPAVTIKVFQGEREIAAGNKALGEFNLEGIPPAARGLPQIEVTFDIDANGILHVSAKDKGTGKENKITIKANSGLSDEEIERMVKDAEVNAAEDHRIAELAVARNQAEALIHSTRKSLTDYGDKLEAAEKEAIEKAIADLEETLKEGDKEAIDAKVEALGVASQKLGEKMYADMQAQAAAQEGAEGTAQQQPADENVVDADFKEVKRDQ; from the coding sequence ATGGGCAAAATCATTGGTATTGACCTTGGAACCACCAATAGCTGTGTATCGGTGTTGGACGGCGACCAGGTTCGTATTATCGAAAATGCCGAAGGTGGTCGTACGACCCCTTCCATCGTGGCTTACATGCAGGATGGTGAAATCCTGGTTGGCGCTCCTGCCAAACGTCAGGCTGTGACCAACCCTGCCAACACCATTTTCGCGGTCAAGCGTTTGATCGGTCGTAAGTTCACTGAAAAGGCTGTTCAGACAGATATTGAACACGTGCCTTACACCATTGTTGCCGCTGATAACGGTGACGCATGGGTAGAAGCACAGGGCAAGAAGATGGCACCTCAGCAAGTGTCTGCCGACATCTTGCGCAAAATGAAGAAAACTGCCGAAGACTACCTGGGCGAAGAAGTAACCGAGGCCGTGATTACCGTGCCTGCTTACTTTAACGACAGCCAGCGTCAGGCAACCAAGGACGCAGGCCGCATTGCCGGTCTGGATGTCAAACGCATCATCAACGAGCCAACCGCAGCGGCTTTGGCTTTCGGCCTGGACAAGGCTGAAAAGGGTGATCGCAAGATTGCGGTGTATGACTTGGGTGGCGGTACGTTTGACGTGTCCATCATCGAAATCGCCGACATCGACGGTGAAAAGCAGTTTGAAGTGCTCTCCACCAACGGCGACACCTTCCTGGGTGGCGAGGACTTTGACAAGCGCATCATCGACTACATCATCGACGAGTTCAAGAAAGAAAGCGGCGTTGATCTGTCCAAAGATGTGTTGGCCTTGCAGCGTCTGAAAGAATCCGCTGAAAAAGCCAAGATCGAGCTGTCTTCTACGCAGCAGACCGAAATCAACCTGCCTTATATCACGGCAGATGCTTCCGGTCCCAAGCACTTGAACCTGAAGATCACTCGCTCCAAGCTGGAAGCGCTGGTTGAAGACCTGATCGAACGCACGATCGAGCCTTGCCGCGTTGCCATCAAGGATGCTGGCGTGAAAGTGTCGGAAATCGACGATGTGATCCTGGTCGGCGGCATGAGCCGTATGCCCAAGGTGCAAGAGCGCGTTAAAGAGTTCTTTGGCCGTGACCCACGTAAAGACATCAACCCGGATGAAGCTGTGGCCGCTGGTGCCGCGATTCAAGGTTCCGTCTTGTCGGGCGACCGTACTGACGTCTTGCTGCTGGACGTGACTCCTCTGTCCCTGGGTATTGAAACCCTGGGTGGCGTCATGACCAAGATGATCCAGAAGAACACCACGATCCCTACGCGTCATTCGCAAGTGTTCTCCACGGCTGACGACAACCAGCCTGCGGTGACCATCAAGGTGTTCCAGGGCGAGCGTGAAATTGCTGCCGGTAACAAGGCTCTGGGTGAATTCAACCTGGAGGGTATTCCACCAGCAGCACGTGGTCTGCCACAGATTGAAGTGACGTTCGACATCGACGCCAACGGTATCTTGCATGTGTCAGCCAAAGACAAGGGCACAGGCAAAGAGAACAAGATCACCATCAAGGCAAACTCCGGTTTGTCCGACGAGGAGATCGAGCGTATGGTCAAGGATGCCGAGGTCAACGCAGCTGAAGACCACCGCATCGCTGAACTGGCCGTTGCTCGCAACCAGGCCGAAGCTTTGATTCACTCGACCCGCAAGTCCTTGACGGACTACGGCGACAAGCTGGAAGCGGCAGAGAAAGAAGCCATCGAAAAGGCAATCGCTGATCTGGAGGAAACTCTGAAAGAAGGCGATAAGGAAGCCATCGACGCCAAGGTGGAAGCTTTGGGTGTGGCCTCGCAGAAACTGGGCGAGAAGATGTACGCTGACATGCAGGCTCAAGCCGCAGCACAAGAAGGTGCTGAAGGTACAGCCCAGCAGCAGCCCGCCGATGAGAACGTGGTCGACGCTGACTTTAAAGAAGTCAAACGCGATCAGTAA
- the grpE gene encoding nucleotide exchange factor GrpE — protein sequence MATHADPNKPLDGEVTENTPEQAQTGTVEQDQPEILAQQPEECSADLATELAQAQEKVSQYYDQLLRAKAEVENIRRRADDDVAKARKFGTESFAESLIPVRDSLEAALAQGEQSPETWKEGVETTLRQLNKAFERNSLKEVAPQAGDKFDPHLHQAISAVPSEFEEGAVAQLLQKGYTISDRVLRPALVMVSAPK from the coding sequence ATGGCTACACACGCCGATCCCAATAAGCCTCTGGACGGGGAAGTGACGGAAAACACGCCTGAGCAGGCGCAAACGGGCACCGTCGAGCAAGACCAGCCAGAGATTTTGGCCCAGCAGCCTGAAGAGTGTTCGGCTGATCTGGCGACCGAATTGGCCCAGGCCCAGGAGAAAGTGTCGCAGTATTACGACCAGTTGCTGCGTGCCAAAGCTGAAGTGGAAAACATCCGTCGTCGTGCGGATGATGATGTTGCTAAAGCCCGTAAGTTCGGCACCGAGTCCTTTGCCGAAAGCCTGATTCCGGTGCGTGATAGCCTGGAAGCAGCCCTGGCCCAGGGCGAGCAAAGCCCTGAAACCTGGAAAGAAGGGGTGGAGACGACCTTGCGTCAACTGAACAAGGCTTTTGAACGCAATAGCTTGAAAGAAGTGGCTCCACAAGCTGGCGACAAGTTTGATCCGCATCTGCATCAGGCTATCTCGGCCGTGCCTTCGGAGTTTGAAGAGGGCGCAGTCGCCCAACTGCTGCAAAAGGGTTACACCATTTCGGATCGCGTGTTGCGTCCCGCCTTGGTGATGGTGTCAGCTCCCAAGTAA
- the hemH gene encoding ferrochelatase, whose translation MPKLFASPYLPEEQDADMFNDQAPVRQAGPVGILLVNLGTPDQPDAASIRRYLGEFLSDPRVIEIPQPVWQIILRLFILPRRPSKLAPRYKDIWLPQGAPLLVYSQAQADGLQKLLHSQGHDVKVELGMRYGNPSIASGLDKLKAAGCERILSLPLYPQYAASTTATAVDCVAAHLGKQRNQPELRFLKRYHTHPDYIGSLAALIRRYWDEHGKPERLLLSFHGLPRRCVELGDPYYRDCRETANALRAALDEPAVEVHMAFQSRFGAQRWLEPYTEPTLREWGKQGVGRIDAVCPGFLADCLETLEEIQVECRDAFLEEGGREFHYIPCLNDDPQWIEGLGRLAVQHLGGWLPSRLVSAQ comes from the coding sequence ATGCCCAAGTTGTTTGCTTCTCCTTATTTGCCCGAAGAGCAGGACGCCGATATGTTCAATGACCAGGCTCCGGTACGCCAGGCTGGGCCGGTCGGTATCTTGCTGGTCAATCTGGGTACGCCGGATCAGCCCGATGCGGCATCCATTCGCCGTTATCTGGGCGAGTTTCTGTCTGATCCTCGGGTAATTGAAATCCCGCAGCCGGTCTGGCAGATTATTTTGCGCCTATTCATTTTGCCCCGCCGTCCCAGCAAGCTGGCGCCGCGTTACAAAGACATCTGGTTGCCGCAGGGCGCCCCCTTGCTGGTCTACAGCCAGGCCCAGGCCGATGGTTTACAAAAGTTGTTGCACTCGCAGGGCCACGATGTAAAGGTGGAGCTGGGGATGCGTTATGGCAACCCGTCCATTGCCAGCGGACTGGATAAATTGAAAGCTGCAGGTTGCGAGCGGATTTTGAGTTTGCCCCTCTATCCACAATATGCAGCCAGCACGACCGCGACAGCGGTCGATTGTGTCGCGGCGCATCTGGGCAAACAGCGCAATCAGCCAGAGCTGCGTTTTCTCAAGCGCTATCACACGCACCCGGATTACATTGGTTCCTTGGCAGCGCTGATTCGTCGTTATTGGGATGAACATGGCAAGCCAGAGCGTTTGTTGTTGAGTTTTCACGGTTTGCCACGCCGCTGCGTGGAACTGGGCGACCCTTATTATCGCGATTGCCGTGAAACGGCCAATGCCTTGCGTGCGGCGCTTGATGAGCCTGCTGTAGAGGTCCACATGGCTTTTCAAAGTCGCTTTGGTGCGCAGCGCTGGCTGGAGCCGTACACCGAGCCTACCTTGCGTGAGTGGGGTAAGCAGGGAGTAGGACGTATCGATGCCGTTTGCCCCGGTTTCTTGGCAGATTGCCTGGAAACCCTGGAGGAGATTCAGGTGGAGTGTCGCGACGCCTTTTTGGAAGAGGGTGGTCGCGAGTTCCATTACATTCCTTGCCTGAATGACGACCCGCAATGGATCGAAGGTCTGGGACGGCTGGCTGTGCAGCATTTGGGAGGCTGGTTGCCCAGCCGTCTGGTGTCAGCCCAGTAG
- the hrcA gene encoding heat-inducible transcriptional repressor HrcA, with protein MDDRANALLKVLIERYIADGQPVGSRTLSTVFDFSPATIRNVMAELEGLGLIHSPHTSAGRIPTPKGYRLFVDRLLAAERFERPDARNLSQYLPFDEPNRAVSSAAALLSNLSQFAGVVLAPKKAQTFRQIEFIRLSDKRVLLIIVTPDGDVQNRILFVPRDYLEQELVEASNFFNQHFSGLSFESVKLALSQELSSLQADISRLMQQAVDVGSHQPDSEEAVVIAGESKLLNVSEMVADMDRLRRLFSLFEKKTDLLHLLDVSSQAEGVQIYIGGDSQLLPLDDVSVITAPYGVDGKVVGTLGVIGPSRMAYDRVIPIVDITARLLSNALSHHSAS; from the coding sequence ATGGATGACAGAGCAAATGCCTTGTTGAAGGTGCTGATCGAGCGTTACATCGCCGATGGTCAGCCGGTAGGGTCTCGTACCTTATCGACCGTTTTTGATTTTTCTCCGGCCACCATTCGAAATGTGATGGCCGAGTTGGAAGGCTTGGGACTGATTCACAGCCCGCACACCTCGGCGGGGCGTATTCCCACGCCCAAGGGTTACCGCTTGTTTGTGGATCGTCTATTAGCGGCAGAGCGTTTCGAGCGGCCTGATGCTCGCAACCTTAGCCAGTATCTGCCTTTTGATGAACCCAACCGGGCGGTCAGTTCCGCCGCTGCCTTGCTGTCGAATCTGTCGCAGTTTGCTGGCGTGGTGCTGGCACCGAAAAAAGCGCAGACCTTCCGGCAGATTGAGTTTATTCGCCTGTCCGACAAGCGGGTGTTGCTGATTATCGTCACACCAGATGGCGATGTGCAAAACCGTATCCTGTTTGTGCCGCGTGATTACCTGGAGCAGGAGCTGGTCGAGGCCAGCAACTTTTTCAATCAGCATTTCTCTGGCCTGTCTTTTGAGTCGGTCAAGCTGGCCTTGTCGCAGGAGCTTAGCTCTTTGCAGGCGGACATTTCGCGCCTGATGCAGCAAGCGGTGGATGTAGGCAGCCATCAGCCTGACAGTGAGGAGGCCGTGGTGATCGCTGGCGAGAGCAAGTTGTTAAATGTCTCGGAAATGGTGGCGGACATGGATCGTTTGCGCCGTCTGTTTTCCCTGTTCGAGAAAAAAACCGATCTGTTGCATCTGCTGGATGTGTCCAGCCAGGCTGAAGGGGTGCAGATTTATATCGGCGGAGACTCCCAGCTCCTGCCGCTGGATGATGTCTCTGTGATTACCGCCCCGTATGGAGTGGACGGCAAAGTCGTGGGTACGCTGGGTGTGATCGGGCCATCGCGGATGGCGTATGATCGTGTGATTCCGATCGTGGACATTACGGCTCGGCTATTGTCCAATGCCCTGAGCCATCACTCGGCCAGTTAA
- a CDS encoding NAD kinase yields the protein MHFKTVAIVGRYQDSGLDAPIRSLANTLVSTGCSVLLEATTAQNAGITEFPIGDYAQIGEHADLAIVMGGDGTMIGAARELAHSKVPLIGINHGRLGFITDIPLNDANDALLSVLKGEYDVEERSMLEGRVVRDGQVLYSGVALNDVVINRAGRGGMIELRVELDGVFMYRQRSDGLIISTPTGSTAYALAASGPLLHPSLKAFLLVPVAPQTLSNRPIVLPDTGTLNLTITALGRVESGGSVHFDMQTWSDCQQGDRIDVRRSQDTIRFIHPKGYSFFSTLRQKLGWNHIPLPNDENE from the coding sequence ATGCATTTCAAAACGGTTGCCATTGTTGGCAGATACCAGGACTCCGGCTTGGATGCGCCCATCCGATCGCTGGCCAATACCCTGGTCAGCACTGGTTGCTCGGTATTGCTTGAGGCCACAACCGCCCAGAATGCCGGTATTACCGAATTTCCCATCGGCGATTATGCCCAAATTGGCGAGCACGCCGATCTGGCTATCGTGATGGGCGGCGACGGCACCATGATAGGCGCGGCTCGCGAATTAGCCCACAGTAAAGTCCCCCTGATCGGAATCAACCATGGTCGCCTGGGCTTTATTACCGATATTCCCTTGAATGACGCCAACGACGCCTTGCTGAGCGTTCTCAAAGGCGAGTATGACGTTGAAGAGCGCTCCATGCTGGAAGGCCGCGTCGTGCGCGACGGACAAGTGCTGTATTCAGGCGTGGCCCTGAACGATGTGGTCATCAACCGCGCTGGCCGTGGCGGCATGATCGAGCTGCGCGTAGAACTGGATGGTGTATTCATGTATCGCCAGCGCTCGGACGGCCTGATCATCTCCACTCCCACCGGCTCGACCGCCTATGCCCTGGCCGCCAGCGGCCCCTTGCTGCACCCGTCCCTGAAAGCCTTTTTGCTGGTGCCTGTCGCGCCGCAAACCCTGTCTAACCGGCCCATCGTGCTACCCGACACAGGTACCTTGAACTTGACCATTACGGCACTGGGCCGGGTGGAATCGGGTGGCAGTGTGCACTTTGACATGCAAACCTGGTCCGACTGTCAGCAGGGAGACCGCATTGATGTGCGTCGCTCCCAGGACACCATTCGCTTTATCCATCCCAAGGGCTACAGCTTTTTTTCCACTCTGCGCCAAAAACTGGGCTGGAATCACATCCCTTTGCCTAACGACGAAAACGAATAA
- the recN gene encoding DNA repair protein RecN — MLRTLHVRDFVIVDQATIDFDTGFTVFSGETGAGKSILIDALSLVLGARGDAKAIREGCTRTEVSAHFDCEQDIQRWLSERDFDVSDELILRRLIDLQGRNRSYINGSAATLTQLRELGELLVDIHGQHAHQSLMNPQSQYDLLDSQGGHLPLARQVAQSWQQLSQARKAVKQASQSAEQGKREQERLEWQINELSSLNLRAGEWDQLQQEHTRLSHAQALIDGSALALTALDGEETSVQQLLGKASHEMSALLRHDPGLQAIVDALESAQIAVTEAASDLNSYLSDMELDPERLAQAEERVSAIFSAARKLKVEPEELPSLLDSWQEQLAQLQQSFDLEALQAKAQHAQKQYQELSGKLSAARRKTSVQLGKQVSQAMQSMAMQGGRFEVALTACEPQVHGVEHVEFLVAGHEGVTPRPLAKVASGGELARISLALSVIASQAARVPTLIFDEVDTGVGGAVAEVVGRLLQELGARHQVLCVTHLPQVAACGNHHLKVEKTTEQGQTFSSIRPLTQDERVDEIARMLGGLKITQTTREHAREMLARQ; from the coding sequence ATGCTCCGTACCCTGCACGTTCGAGACTTTGTCATCGTGGATCAAGCCACGATTGATTTCGACACCGGCTTCACGGTCTTTTCCGGGGAGACCGGCGCTGGCAAATCCATCCTGATTGACGCGCTCTCCCTGGTTCTGGGAGCACGCGGCGATGCCAAAGCCATACGCGAAGGCTGCACACGCACTGAAGTCAGCGCACACTTCGATTGCGAACAAGACATTCAGCGCTGGCTGAGCGAGCGTGACTTCGATGTTTCGGACGAGTTGATCTTGCGTCGTCTGATTGACCTGCAAGGGCGCAACCGCAGCTACATCAACGGCAGCGCAGCAACCTTGACCCAGTTGCGTGAGCTGGGCGAATTGCTGGTGGATATTCACGGCCAGCACGCACATCAAAGCCTGATGAATCCTCAAAGTCAGTACGATCTGCTCGATAGCCAAGGCGGCCATTTGCCACTGGCGCGTCAAGTGGCACAATCCTGGCAGCAATTGAGCCAGGCGCGCAAAGCCGTCAAACAAGCCAGCCAAAGTGCGGAACAAGGCAAGCGCGAGCAAGAGCGCCTGGAATGGCAGATCAATGAGCTCTCCAGCCTGAATCTGCGCGCTGGGGAATGGGACCAGCTACAACAAGAACACACCCGTCTGTCTCATGCTCAAGCCCTGATTGATGGCAGTGCGCTGGCCCTGACCGCTCTGGATGGCGAGGAAACCTCGGTACAGCAACTGCTGGGCAAGGCCAGCCACGAAATGAGCGCCCTATTGCGCCATGACCCTGGCCTGCAAGCGATTGTGGATGCGCTGGAGTCGGCACAAATTGCCGTCACCGAAGCGGCCTCGGATCTGAACAGCTACTTAAGCGATATGGAGCTGGACCCCGAGCGCCTGGCTCAAGCAGAGGAGCGGGTGTCAGCCATTTTCAGTGCCGCGCGCAAACTAAAAGTGGAGCCCGAGGAATTACCCAGTCTGCTGGACTCCTGGCAGGAGCAGCTCGCACAGTTACAGCAATCTTTTGATTTGGAGGCCTTGCAAGCCAAGGCCCAGCACGCGCAGAAGCAGTATCAGGAGCTTAGCGGCAAGCTTAGTGCGGCAAGACGCAAAACCAGTGTGCAGCTTGGCAAACAAGTCAGCCAGGCCATGCAGTCCATGGCCATGCAAGGCGGCCGTTTCGAGGTCGCCCTGACCGCCTGCGAACCTCAAGTCCATGGTGTCGAGCACGTGGAGTTCCTGGTTGCAGGTCACGAAGGCGTCACACCGCGTCCACTGGCCAAAGTGGCCTCTGGAGGTGAGTTGGCTCGAATCTCCCTGGCGCTGTCTGTGATCGCCAGTCAAGCGGCTCGTGTACCTACCTTGATTTTTGATGAAGTCGATACCGGTGTGGGTGGCGCAGTGGCCGAAGTGGTAGGACGTCTACTGCAAGAGCTGGGCGCACGCCATCAGGTTCTGTGCGTGACCCACCTGCCCCAGGTGGCTGCCTGTGGGAACCATCATCTGAAAGTCGAGAAAACGACCGAACAAGGCCAGACTTTTTCCTCGATCCGCCCCTTGACGCAAGATGAACGGGTAGATGAGATTGCCCGTATGCTGGGTGGTCTGAAAATTACGCAAACCACGCGTGAACATGCACGGGAAATGCTGGCGCGACAGTAA
- the fur gene encoding ferric iron uptake transcriptional regulator, whose protein sequence is MNDQNELKNMGLKATFPRLKILDIFRRSDQDGQRHLSAEDVYRLLIAEEVDIGLATVYRVLTQFEQAGILVRSQFDGGKAVFELNDGDHHDHLICTNCGVVEEFTDSNIEARQHQVAQDHGFVLESHTMLLYGICPKCSEAGKQAKPGLRS, encoded by the coding sequence ATGAACGATCAAAATGAACTGAAGAACATGGGGCTTAAGGCGACGTTTCCACGCCTGAAGATTCTGGATATTTTTCGCCGCTCCGATCAGGACGGCCAACGACACCTGAGCGCTGAAGACGTATACCGTTTGCTCATTGCTGAAGAAGTCGATATTGGTTTGGCCACGGTATACCGTGTGTTGACCCAGTTTGAACAAGCCGGCATTTTGGTGCGTAGCCAGTTTGACGGCGGCAAGGCCGTCTTTGAACTGAATGATGGCGATCACCACGATCACCTGATTTGCACCAATTGTGGCGTTGTCGAAGAGTTTACCGATAGCAATATCGAAGCCCGTCAGCATCAGGTCGCACAGGATCACGGTTTTGTGCTGGAGAGCCATACGATGCTGTTGTATGGTATTTGCCCCAAATGTTCGGAAGCGGGCAAGCAGGCCAAGCCCGGTTTGCGTAGTTAA
- a CDS encoding outer membrane protein assembly factor BamE — translation MQKKANSFTPVIRAILAASLAAAALSACGSSKWGFPYRADIQQGNWITAEQVARLQPGMTREQVRYLLGSPTLQDIFHADRWDYPYLNRPGYGKIEQRTFTVWFEGDTLVRWQGDEQPDRQPFERSDTGKKQTPPPADAENTAPTPSVTGNQPTL, via the coding sequence GTGCAGAAGAAGGCCAATTCATTCACTCCTGTCATCCGCGCCATACTCGCAGCCAGCTTGGCTGCCGCCGCCCTGAGCGCCTGCGGATCCTCCAAATGGGGCTTCCCATACCGCGCAGACATTCAGCAGGGGAACTGGATCACTGCCGAGCAAGTGGCCCGCCTGCAACCGGGGATGACTCGCGAACAGGTACGTTATCTACTGGGCTCACCGACCTTGCAAGACATTTTCCACGCCGACCGTTGGGACTATCCTTACCTGAACCGACCTGGCTACGGCAAGATCGAGCAGCGCACGTTCACCGTCTGGTTTGAAGGCGACACCCTGGTTCGCTGGCAAGGCGACGAACAGCCTGATCGCCAACCATTCGAGCGCAGCGATACCGGCAAGAAACAAACGCCGCCTCCCGCTGACGCCGAAAACACGGCCCCCACGCCCAGCGTGACCGGCAACCAGCCCACGCTTTAA
- the dapB gene encoding 4-hydroxy-tetrahydrodipicolinate reductase: MRIAIAGADGRMGRMLIEAVLNSTDLTLAAALDHSGSKAIGQDAGAFLGKDTGIKITDDLNALAQADCLIDFTRPEGTLAHLDACVQHGTRLVIGTTGFSEAEKQQIQAAGREIAIVFAPNMSVGVNATLKLIEMAAALLNQGFDAEVFEAHHRNKVDAPSGTALAMGEVIAQTWGESLNDVADWARHGHTGARQDGRIGFSVVRGGDIVGDHTVFFCGEGERIEISHRSSSRAGYANGSLRAARFLGDKSTGLYTMQDVLGL; encoded by the coding sequence ATGCGCATTGCCATTGCTGGCGCAGACGGCCGTATGGGCCGTATGCTGATTGAAGCTGTTTTGAACAGTACCGACCTGACACTGGCCGCCGCCTTGGACCACAGCGGCTCCAAAGCCATCGGCCAGGATGCAGGAGCTTTTCTGGGTAAAGACACGGGAATCAAGATCACGGACGATCTGAACGCCCTGGCCCAAGCCGACTGCCTGATTGACTTCACCCGCCCTGAAGGCACCCTGGCCCATCTGGATGCCTGCGTCCAACACGGCACCCGTCTGGTGATTGGCACCACCGGCTTTTCTGAAGCGGAGAAACAACAGATCCAAGCCGCTGGCCGCGAGATTGCCATTGTCTTCGCCCCGAACATGAGCGTGGGCGTCAATGCCACCTTGAAACTGATTGAAATGGCCGCTGCCTTGTTGAACCAGGGTTTCGACGCCGAGGTATTTGAAGCCCACCATCGCAACAAGGTGGATGCACCCTCGGGCACCGCCTTGGCCATGGGTGAAGTCATCGCCCAGACCTGGGGCGAATCCCTGAACGATGTAGCCGACTGGGCCCGTCACGGACATACCGGGGCGCGTCAGGATGGCCGCATTGGTTTTTCCGTTGTCCGTGGTGGCGACATTGTGGGCGACCACACCGTGTTTTTCTGCGGTGAAGGCGAGCGCATCGAAATTTCGCATCGCTCCAGCAGCCGTGCCGGTTATGCCAATGGCAGCCTGCGTGCCGCCCGTTTCCTGGGCGATAAAAGCACCGGCCTGTACACCATGCAGGACGTACTGGGCCTGTAA
- a CDS encoding GntR family transcriptional regulator — translation MSIPSSSADTLLATQAFQAFRHLLATGQVRAGQMVSMAELMKLSDFPLAPVREAVKRAAAAGLVSILPKRGVLVLEATTEALRECFQLRCVFDQEGARVLASRATQPALESLREQHQKILEQAQSGLVTTALQIQAMEVDWALHRYLAQALQNRSAMTIYEENCDRINVLQHSRRPLPERIVPAMKEHLHILDTLQAGKPEAAMEAVRHHLAQTLRWWGAVDA, via the coding sequence ATGAGTATTCCCTCCTCCTCTGCTGACACGTTGCTGGCTACCCAAGCCTTCCAGGCATTTCGTCATTTGTTGGCGACCGGGCAGGTACGCGCGGGGCAGATGGTGTCGATGGCGGAGCTGATGAAACTGAGCGACTTTCCACTGGCTCCAGTGCGCGAGGCCGTCAAGCGGGCGGCGGCGGCCGGGCTGGTCTCTATCTTGCCCAAGCGCGGCGTTCTGGTTTTGGAGGCAACCACGGAAGCCCTACGGGAATGTTTTCAGTTGCGCTGTGTCTTCGATCAGGAAGGGGCCAGGGTATTGGCAAGCCGTGCCACGCAGCCCGCACTGGAGAGCTTGCGAGAACAACACCAGAAAATCCTGGAGCAGGCGCAAAGCGGCCTTGTCACCACCGCCTTGCAGATTCAGGCCATGGAAGTGGACTGGGCCTTGCACCGCTATCTGGCACAAGCGTTGCAGAACCGCTCGGCCATGACAATTTACGAAGAAAATTGTGATCGCATCAATGTGCTGCAGCACTCGCGACGGCCTTTGCCCGAGCGCATCGTACCCGCCATGAAGGAACATTTGCACATTCTGGACACGCTGCAGGCGGGCAAACCCGAAGCGGCCATGGAAGCGGTACGCCACCATCTGGCACAAACGCTGCGATGGTGGGGCGCGGTAGACGCTTAA